One segment of Aquimarina sp. BL5 DNA contains the following:
- a CDS encoding DUF262 domain-containing protein: protein MARKNIVAPITDEMRDAAEKQIKEQQTETKYDLRDFTVDYIVQEFQSGLFFIPDYQRKFIWPEKNKIGFIESLFLGLPIPMLFVADLDDGRLEIVDGAQRIQTLEAFRNDDLKLKDLKYLTSLENFKYSDLPKSYQRKFNTRALRMVILEDSTTLERRQEIFNRINTSAIKAKPSEIRRGDFDSKFMQFITKCSKDPLFVSLCPVSKQLEDRREREELVLRFFAYSSEYKKFKHDVGKFLDKFLKDNEDTFDENKLAKDFKNMLTFVDRYFSSGFAKKKGYKSTPRVRFESISVGVHLALMQNPNLVPHSMNWLDSKEFKTHTTTHASNSGPKLRGRVEYVRDVLLK, encoded by the coding sequence ATGGCAAGAAAAAATATTGTGGCGCCGATAACTGATGAAATGCGTGATGCTGCTGAAAAACAGATAAAAGAGCAGCAAACAGAAACGAAATATGATTTACGAGACTTTACTGTAGACTACATTGTTCAAGAATTTCAAAGTGGACTATTCTTCATACCGGATTATCAGAGAAAATTTATTTGGCCAGAAAAAAATAAGATTGGCTTCATAGAATCACTTTTTCTAGGACTACCAATTCCAATGCTATTTGTAGCGGATTTAGACGATGGAAGATTAGAAATTGTGGATGGAGCACAAAGAATTCAAACCCTTGAAGCTTTCCGAAATGACGATTTAAAGTTAAAGGACTTGAAATATCTTACGAGCTTGGAAAATTTTAAATATTCTGATCTACCAAAATCTTATCAGCGAAAATTTAATACAAGAGCTCTTCGAATGGTAATTCTTGAAGATTCTACGACTTTGGAAAGAAGGCAAGAGATATTCAATAGAATTAATACCAGCGCTATTAAGGCTAAACCTTCTGAGATTAGACGTGGAGATTTTGATTCAAAATTCATGCAATTCATTACAAAATGTTCCAAAGACCCATTGTTCGTTTCACTTTGTCCAGTATCCAAGCAACTTGAAGATAGAAGAGAACGTGAGGAATTAGTTCTTAGATTTTTTGCTTATTCAAGTGAATATAAGAAGTTCAAACATGATGTTGGTAAATTCTTAGATAAATTCTTAAAGGATAACGAAGATACATTTGATGAAAATAAATTAGCTAAGGATTTTAAGAATATGTTGACTTTTGTTGATCGTTATTTTTCAAGTGGTTTTGCCAAGAAAAAAGGCTATAAGTCTACTCCAAGAGTGAGATTTGAGTCAATATCTGTTGGGGTTCATCTGGCGCTTATGCAAAATCCCAATTTAGTTCCTCATTCCATGAATTGGTTAGATTCTAAAGAATTTAAAACACATACCACTACCCACGCAAGTAATTCAGGCCCAAAGCTTCGAGGACGTGTCGAATACGTTAGAGATGTATTATTAAAATAA
- a CDS encoding MAE_28990/MAE_18760 family HEPN-like nuclease, with the protein MQDVLDNFNERVKEVEKYYKVLETLDDTRTVIYKQYANRKSIVSLDNDALKIMKSTCFLILYNLVESTIKESFTELYDQINNEETTIDQINTSFRKLWIKQQFKNADPLSSNQNTYREIITTVVNSILDMEFFTLNSNHLPISGNLDARKIRELYNKHSIDLKIHYTALAGGELRTVKDKRNALAHGNISFSQCGQEYTVEDLINIKRKTVTYIKSSLRYIKKYADGNGYAV; encoded by the coding sequence ATGCAAGACGTTTTAGACAACTTTAATGAGAGGGTTAAAGAAGTAGAGAAGTACTATAAAGTTCTTGAAACTTTAGATGACACTAGAACCGTAATCTATAAACAATATGCTAATAGAAAATCGATTGTTAGTCTGGACAACGATGCTTTGAAAATAATGAAATCTACTTGTTTTCTTATACTTTACAATCTGGTCGAGTCTACAATTAAAGAATCATTTACTGAGTTATATGATCAAATAAATAATGAAGAAACTACAATTGATCAAATAAATACAAGTTTTCGAAAACTTTGGATTAAACAACAATTTAAAAATGCTGATCCACTTTCTTCGAATCAAAATACTTATAGAGAAATAATTACTACAGTTGTTAATAGTATTTTAGACATGGAGTTTTTTACTCTTAATTCTAACCACTTACCAATAAGTGGAAACCTCGATGCTAGAAAAATAAGGGAATTATATAATAAACATTCAATTGATTTAAAAATTCATTATACTGCTTTAGCTGGAGGAGAGCTAAGAACTGTAAAGGATAAAAGAAATGCTTTAGCACACGGAAATATTTCATTTAGTCAATGCGGTCAAGAATATACTGTAGAAGATCTAATAAATATAAAGCGAAAGACTGTTACTTATATAAAATCATCTTTACGCTACATTAAAAAATACGCTGATGGAAACGGTTATGCAGTTTAA
- a CDS encoding DNA cytosine methyltransferase, which produces METVMQFNIGLNSEFTSKWVTRSEPKTTQFDPETRAFNIVDLFCGCGGLTAGIVEACIDQNIKPNIALALDFDPHALKVYKDNFSSFSDKILLKDIREIFPTELNDTNDFVLIPKKEPIDLLVAGPPCQGHSDLNNSTRRNDPRNNLYLSCLNAIRELKPDFVLIENVPTVIHAREKVVSRTKEDLEEWGYEVREVKIDFVNLGLPQTRKRHVLLASRKKDILDYISFNNSDYDQPKLIDFIKDLESRELNLSTFHASTKISEENSKRINFLFKNGLFDLPDSERPKCHKNGNHSYKSNYGRLRYDSPAQTITSGYGSMGQGRYVHPTQKRTITSNEAARIQGFPDDHIFSGVQSSTALRKMIANAVPPQLGFALTRMILEMKNKNESQQW; this is translated from the coding sequence ATGGAAACGGTTATGCAGTTTAATATTGGTTTAAATAGTGAATTTACTTCAAAATGGGTGACTCGATCTGAGCCTAAAACAACTCAATTCGATCCAGAGACTAGAGCATTTAACATTGTAGATCTTTTTTGTGGTTGTGGTGGATTAACTGCTGGAATAGTTGAAGCTTGCATTGATCAAAATATTAAACCAAATATAGCACTTGCTTTGGACTTCGACCCACATGCGCTGAAAGTCTATAAAGATAATTTCAGTTCGTTTTCAGATAAGATTCTCTTAAAAGACATCAGAGAAATTTTCCCAACAGAACTTAATGACACGAATGATTTTGTTTTAATTCCTAAAAAAGAGCCTATTGATTTGTTAGTTGCTGGACCTCCATGCCAGGGCCACTCCGATTTAAATAATTCAACCAGGAGAAACGATCCTCGTAATAATCTTTATTTATCTTGCTTAAATGCCATTCGAGAATTAAAACCAGATTTTGTATTAATTGAAAACGTACCTACAGTAATCCATGCGAGAGAAAAGGTAGTATCACGAACAAAAGAGGATTTAGAGGAATGGGGATATGAAGTACGTGAAGTCAAAATTGATTTTGTAAACCTTGGTTTACCCCAAACTCGAAAGAGACATGTATTGTTAGCCTCTAGAAAAAAAGATATTTTAGATTATATTTCTTTTAATAACTCAGATTATGATCAACCTAAATTGATTGACTTTATAAAAGATCTCGAATCTCGTGAACTGAACTTATCTACTTTTCATGCCTCTACCAAAATATCAGAGGAGAACTCTAAAAGAATAAATTTTTTATTTAAAAATGGATTGTTTGACTTGCCAGATTCCGAACGACCAAAATGTCATAAAAACGGTAATCATTCTTATAAGTCAAACTATGGGAGATTAAGATATGACTCTCCTGCCCAAACCATTACTTCTGGTTATGGATCAATGGGTCAAGGTCGATATGTACATCCAACTCAAAAAAGAACAATTACGTCAAATGAAGCCGCTCGAATCCAAGGTTTTCCGGATGATCATATTTTTTCTGGAGTACAAAGTTCAACTGCTTTAAGAAAAATGATAGCCAATGCGGTTCCTCCTCAGTTAGGTTTTGCATTAACCCGTATGATACTAGAAATGAAAAATAAAAACGAGTCACAACAATGGTAA